A window of the Saccharomyces eubayanus strain FM1318 chromosome II, whole genome shotgun sequence genome harbors these coding sequences:
- the PPZ2 gene encoding salt homeostasis regulator — translation MGNSGSKQHAKLSGKKDGHDSDKKKAPDLPPLTKSDTTHSLKSSRSLRSLRSKRSETSLTSNAQAQTQAQSRRPSTVGNGVRSRRQSSNIPATPPDNQHLISRPSSSRRLSSSSRRSSTANNNNSELPPSMIQMEPKSPILKNRRSTQSTSSFTYYENALTDDDNEDDSEDPTMAKVTRISTGSSADKNYKHTLSRRHNSLQPEKAKSGSSSSSSRLRRRSDNTLPSNYSSNMEPNGNASSYSLNRSNSYASSTHSRKSSFGSTGNTAYSTPLNSPALKKMSSRNNDNSNEDDDDEYSSPIPNLNIDKPSSSSSSSSASRREYLSAYPTLVHRDSSSSLSPRGKGQRTSSSSGSSQRIYVSPPSPTDELVGESFIDGDDESKTNTLLEMKRKKPIRPIDIDEIIQKLLDAGYAAKRTKNVCLKNSEIIQICHKAREIFLAQPALLELSPSVKIVGDVHGQYADLLRLFTKCGFPPMANYLFLGDYVDRGKQSLETILLLLCYKIKYPENFFLLRGNHECANVTRVYGFYDECKRRCNIKIWKTFIDTFNTLPLAAIVTGKIFCVHGGLSPVLNSMDEIRHVSRPTDVPDFGLINDLLWSDPTDSPNEWEDNERGVSFCYNKVAINKFLNKFGFDLVCRAHMVVEDGYEFFNDRSLVTVFSAPNYCGEFDNWGAVMTVSEGLLCSFELLDPLDSTALKQVMKKGRQERKLANR, via the coding sequence ATGGGTAATTCTGGTTCAAAACAGCATGCTAAACTCAGTGGCAAGAAAGATGGCCACGATAGTgataagaagaaagcaCCGGACCTGCCACCATTAACAAAGTCCGACACGACACATTCATTGAAGTCGTCGAGGTCGCTCAGGTCGCTCCGGTCAAAGCGTTCAGAGACGTCGTTGACATCGAACGCTCAAGCTCAGACCCAAGCTCAATCCCGCAGACCTTCTACCGTCGGCAATGGCGTTCGTAGCCGTAGACAATCTAGCAATATTCCAGCCACCCCTCCCGATAACCAGCATTTAATCTCACGGCCCAGTTCGTCAAGAAGGCtctcttcgtcttcaagAAGATCGAGCACGGCGAACAACAATAATTCGGAGTTACCACCATCAATGATTCAAATGGAGCCTAAGTCCCCGATTCTAAAGAACCGCAGAAGTACCCAATCTACGAGCTCCTTTACGTATTATGAAAATGCGTTGACCGATGACGATAATGAAGACGACAGCGAAGACCCTACGATGGCTAAAGTGACTCGTATCAGCACCGGTTCATCCGCCGATAAAAACTATAAGCATACCCTTTCGAGACGCCACAACTCTTTGCAACCAGAAAAAGCGAAGTCTGGctcttcatcctcttcgTCCAGATTGCGCAGAAGATCTGACAATACGTTACCTTCAAACTATTCTTCAAACATGGAGCCCAATGGGAACGCTAGCAGTTATTCTTTGAACAGATCGAACTCGTATGCATCTTCCACCCATAGCAGGAAATCGTCATTCGGGTCGACGGGGAATACAGCTTACAGTACACCATTGAATTCACCAGCTCTGAAAAAGATGAGCTCTAGGAACAACGACAACAGtaacgaagatgatgatgacgagTACTCATCACCCATCCCCAATCTAAACATAGACAAGCcttcgtcgtcgtcttcatcgtcgtcTGCATCAAGAAGAGAATATCTAAGTGCTTATCCAACACTCGTACACAGAGACTCATCATCCTCACTTAGTCCGCGGGGCAAGGGACAACGgacgtcttcttcatctggATCTAGTCAGAGAATATATGTCTCACCACCATCTCCTACGGATGAACTTGTGGGTGAAAGTTTTATAGATGGTGACGATGAATCCAAGACAAATACCTTGCttgaaatgaaaaggaaaaaaccGATTCGTCCCATTGATATAGATgaaatcattcaaaaactaCTGGATGCCGGTTATGCTGCAAAGAGAACCAAGAATGTTTGCTTGAAAAACTCTGaaattattcaaatttgtcATAAAGCTCGTGAAATATTTCTTGCTCAACCTGCGCTTTTAGAACTGTCCCCCTCTGTGAAGATAGTGGGTGACGTTCACGGTCAATATGCCGATCTTCTGAGACTCTTCACCAAGTGTGGATTCCCGCCAATGGCAAACTACTTATTTCTGGGCGATTACGTGGACCGTGGTAAGCAGTCCCTGGAAACCATCTTGCTATTGTTATGCTATAAGATCAAGTATCccgaaaattttttcctcttgaGAGGTAATCACGAATGTGCCAATGTAACAAGAGTTTATGGATTTTATGATGAGTGTAAACGACGTTGTAATATCAAAATCTGGAAAACATTCATCGACACCTTCAACACACTGCCTCTAGCGGCCATAGTCACGGGGAAGATCTTTTGTGTTCACGGTGGATTATCACCCGTTTTAAACTCCATGGATGAAATTAGACACGTCAGTAGGCCCACTGACGTGCCTGACTTCGGATTAATTAACGACCTCCTGTGGTCTGACCCTACAGATTCGCCAAACGAATGGGAAGACAACGAGCGTGGTGTTAGTTTTTGTTATAATAAAGTGGCTATTAATAAATTTCTAAACAAATTTGGATTCGACTTAGTGTGTAGAGCTCATATGGTGGTAGAAGATGGTTATGAATTCTTTAATGATAGAAGCCTAGTCACAGTGTTTTCCGCCCCAAACTATTGTGGGGAGTTCGATAATTGGGGGGCCGTCATGACCGTTAGTGAAGGTCTCCTGTGCTCTTTTGAGTTGTTGGATCCATTGGATAGCACCGCGTTGAAACAAGTCATGAAGAAGGGCAGACAAGAGCGTAAATTAGCTAATCGTTAA
- the GPI19 gene encoding phosphatidylinositol N-acetylglucosaminyltransferase GPI19, whose protein sequence is MYTKEYYWFSQYMIITSTLVLTIIWSILPSSFGEATPQQFVNTILDIFPQRRWIITLEGIMLMGMLCIYTGLLMYNEDSLTPPLDSLSTVTDAGGQLVILEDTVEFVKKWAFKETSGIYDLPLMDACQLLYLYDNEDANT, encoded by the coding sequence ATGTATACAAAAGAGTACTACTGGTTTTCCCAGTATATGATAATAACAAGTACCTTGGTGCTCACCATAATATGGTCAATCCTACCATCGTCCTTCGGTGAGGCTACCCCACAGCAGTTCGTCAACACGATACTAGACATCTTTCCGCAGAGGAGATGGATCATCACTCTGGAAGGCATAATGCTTATGGGCATGCTGTGTATCTACACCGGTCTTCTGATGTACAATGAAGACTCGTTAACCCCACCACTGGATTCCTTGTCCACAGTGACGGATGCGGGCGGCCAGCTCGTAATACTGGAAGACACAGTCGAGTTTGTCAAGAAATGGGCATTTAAGGAAACAAGTGGGATTTACGATCTGCCCCTGATGGATGCCTGCCAACTCTTGTACCTGTACGATAACGAAGATGCCAACACAtag
- the THI74 gene encoding Thi74p, with translation MKVGMSILGMYITQEVRKEVQMCKRIGGANQGLRRMIIRVGVDVDYMVGVLMLAVVVVFWVGASCLTNELLETNAYNKPFFITYLNISSFALYLVPDLWKRIRLKRKALQDQRDQILPVYTHESLPEFLPLVTAASSSLSSPSTEDKATKDTIRLSLLFCVLWFVANLAGNSALSYTTVASSTILSSTSSFFTLFLAVSLQLESFSKKKLSGLFVSLFGIILIVVQSSKERDSVSASSFFIGNTLALLGSFGYSVYTTLLKYEVSSKGLQLDIKLFLGYVGIFTFLLFWPILIILDLSHWETFELPNNSHTFFLVLLNCIIIFVSDYFWCKAVILTSPLVVTIGLTFTIPLAMLADYLWRNASFTSWYIVGVFFIFVSFFLVHDQEESTTENNHSTIEKQQNSRHTA, from the coding sequence ATGAAAGTTGGAATGAGTATTCTAGGAATGTATATAACGCAAGAGGTCAGAAAGGAAGTACAGATGTGCAAAAGGATTGGTGGAGCCAATCAAGGCTTAAGGAGGATGATTATTCGTGTGGGTGTGGATGTGGATTATATGGTGGGCGTGCTGATGCTGGCCGTGGTGGTAGTGTTTTGGGTAGGTGCCTCGTGCTTGACCAACGAATTACTGGAGACGAATGCGTATAATAAGCCCTTTTTTATCACATATCTGAATATCTCGTCATTTGCGCTTTATTTGGTGCCTGACCTGTGGAAAAGAATTCGGTTGAAAAGGAAGGCCTTGCAGGATCAGAGGGATCAAATACTACCTGTTTATACGCATGAATCCTTGCCTGAATTTTTACCCTTGGTGACTGCTGCTTCCTCATCTTTGTCTTCCCCTTCAACGGAGGACAAAGCGACCAAGGATACTATAAGGCTGAGTCTGCTATTCTGTGTCTTGTGGTTCGTAGCAAATTTGGCAGGTAATTCCGCTTTATCGTACACAACAGTGGCATCGTCGACCATTCTTTCGTCCACgtcttcatttttcactttattTCTTGCTGTGAGTTTGCAACTAGAAAGTTTctcgaaaaagaaattatcaGGATTGTTTGTGTCTCTGTTTGGTATCATCCTGATTGTGGTGCAATCTTCTAAAGAAAGAGATTCTGTTAGTGcgtcttcctttttcataGGCAACACACTAGCACTACTTGGATCGTTCGGTTATAGTGTTTATACGAcacttttgaaatatgaGGTATCATCCAAGGGCCTTCAACTGGACATCAAGTTATTCTTGGGTTACGTCGGTATCTTCACGTTTCTGTTGTTTTGGCCAATCTTAATCATTTTGGATCTATCGCACTGGGAAACTTTTGAGTTGCCAAATAATTCTcacactttttttctggtCTTGTTAAATTGtatcattattttcgttagtgattatttttggtGCAAAGCGGTTATTCTGACATCTCCTTTGGTAGTTACCATTGGTTTAACTTTCACTATTCCATTGGCTATGCTTGCTGATTACCTTTGGAGAAACGCATCCTTTACCTCTTGGTATATCGTtggtgtttttttcatatttgtttcattttttttggttcaCGATCAAGAAGAGTCTACAACTGAAAATAACCATTCTaccattgaaaaacaacaaaattcACGTCATACAGcttga
- the LRS4 gene encoding Lrs4p codes for MTTLLQLLSNYYKAKLESERIYNEYVQSQYEFASSDNLNNNKDNQFSKKVVDETLFLQRQIAQLNKQLQLSFQQNEKLLNVQKNQKALYQSKLSNKDTLIDDLKLKLKVEKIPINRERTPSITSDEQRDNLKSPHKPTIHLLSPIVNRDKIKNQTKDQNNNEPDSPISKRKSKGLRSLLSSGKNTIFDSISKNLDDEINENGPMRQDNESSKTADKSVSISPLLSKPAESHKEKKNSILKGYIFPSKDDHLADHDILPPRKLDNIELSSIGDSTTMTSRSSTANTNDTLRNEENRHGIDNLKRINTLVSSPVKGVSDTKKKRKLTRQRITTLPNSDEELNNDLNIDEFV; via the coding sequence ATGACAACTTTGTTGCAGCTTTTGTCAAACTATTATAAAGCTAAACTAGAATCGGAACGAATATATAATGAGTATGTTCAATCGCAGTACGAGTTTGCCTCTTCGGACAACTTGAACAATAACAAAGATAACCAGTTTTCGAAGAAGGTTGTTGATGAAACTTTATTCTTACAGCGACAGATTGCTCAATTAAATAAGCAGTTACAGCTTTCATTTCAACAGAATGAGAAATTACTAAATGTACAGAAGAATCAAAAGGCACTATACCAAAGTAAATTATCCAACAAAGACACACTTATCGATGACCTAAAACTCAAGCTAAAAGTTGAGAAGATACCCATAAATAGAGAAAGGACACCCTCTATCACTTCTGATGAGCAACGAGACAATTTAAAATCGCCGCATAAACCCACGATTCATCTTCTTTCGCCAATTGTTAACCgtgataaaatcaaaaatcaaactAAAGAccaaaacaacaacgaaCCTGACTCACCTAtatcaaagagaaaatcaaaaggGTTGAGATCTTTATTGAGTTCGGGGAAAAATACAATCTTTGATTCAATATCCAAGAATCTCGACGATGAGATTAATGAAAATGGACCTATGAGACAGGATAATGAATCTTCTAAGACGGCAGATAAATCAGTATCAATATCACCATTGCTTTCAAAACCCGCAGAATCGCataaggaaaagaaaaatagtaTACTGAAAGGATACATATTTCCTTCGAAGGATGACCATTTGGCGGACCATGATATACTGCCACCTAGAAAACTAGATAATATTGAGCTGTCGAGTATCGGTGATTCGACCACGATGACATCTAGGAGCTCAACTGCCAATACAAACGACACATTGAGGAACGAAGAAAATCGTCATGGAATTGACAATCTAAAAAGAATCAACACCTTGGTCAGTTCCCCAGTCAAGGGCGTATCCgatacaaaaaagaaaagaaaactaacGAGGCAACGGATCACCACATTGCCCAATTCAGATGAGGAACTGAATAACGATTTAAATATAGATGAGTTTGTGTAA